Proteins encoded by one window of Brevibacterium atlanticum:
- a CDS encoding PspC domain-containing protein translates to MNSLFDSIRKLGFRRGPDRILGGIAGGLAEVTGVNVWLMRLLVLISFALPVLGVGAYAVAWILTPWQDGSIPLQRLFGGQLER, encoded by the coding sequence ATGAACTCACTATTCGACTCCATTCGCAAACTCGGTTTCCGTCGCGGTCCCGACCGCATCCTCGGTGGCATCGCCGGCGGCCTCGCCGAGGTGACCGGCGTCAACGTCTGGCTGATGCGCCTGCTCGTCCTCATCTCATTCGCCCTGCCGGTCCTCGGCGTCGGCGCCTATGCCGTCGCCTGGATCCTCACCCCGTGGCAGGACGGATCGATCCCGCTCCAGCGCCTCTTCGGCGGTCAGCTCGAACGCTGA
- a CDS encoding epoxide hydrolase family protein translates to MTNDQRTPSTEIVPYTLHLSAATIDDLHERLRRTRLAEHETVTGDGEEWEQGIPLDYVRQLIHSWLYDHDWRRLERELNAYGLWHTEVDGLDIHFLHIRSSRADARPLLITHGWPGSVVEALDVIDGLVNPPDDEPAFHVVLPSLPGFGFSEKPSRTGWGLRRIADAWAELMARLGYERFLAQGGDWGAMVTITLAIRHPEKVAMMHTTVPHASRPDGFDDDQLTNTERAWLDHEEQFRRSGMGYAAIQSTRPQTIGYGLVDSPVALISWIIEKFHDAADCDGHPENAVSRQRLLDNVALYWFSASGASSARLYWENINGEAEFSPGLDMTTPVDLPSAVSVFPKELRKLPRSWVERRFTDLRHWNVLDRGGHFPMLEVPDTFVTELRTAFFTAPL, encoded by the coding sequence ATGACCAACGATCAACGCACACCGAGCACTGAGATCGTGCCGTACACTCTTCACTTGTCAGCCGCGACCATCGATGACCTGCACGAACGTCTACGTCGCACCCGGTTGGCCGAACACGAAACCGTAACCGGAGACGGCGAGGAATGGGAGCAGGGCATTCCGCTCGACTATGTTCGCCAACTGATCCATTCCTGGCTGTACGACCATGACTGGCGCCGCCTGGAACGCGAACTCAACGCGTACGGCCTGTGGCACACCGAGGTCGACGGATTGGACATCCATTTTCTGCACATCAGGTCATCTCGTGCAGACGCGCGCCCGTTGCTGATCACACATGGTTGGCCCGGGTCGGTCGTCGAGGCCCTCGACGTGATCGACGGGCTGGTGAATCCACCCGACGACGAGCCCGCCTTCCACGTTGTGCTGCCGTCGCTCCCGGGTTTCGGCTTCTCGGAAAAGCCCAGCAGAACTGGTTGGGGCCTGCGAAGAATCGCCGATGCTTGGGCAGAGCTCATGGCTCGGCTCGGTTATGAACGCTTCCTCGCGCAGGGCGGAGACTGGGGCGCCATGGTCACCATTACGTTGGCCATCCGCCATCCTGAGAAGGTCGCGATGATGCACACCACAGTTCCGCATGCCTCCCGACCGGATGGATTCGATGACGACCAACTCACCAACACGGAACGTGCCTGGTTGGATCACGAAGAGCAGTTCCGGCGGAGTGGAATGGGTTACGCGGCAATCCAATCCACCAGACCACAGACCATCGGCTATGGACTCGTCGACTCACCGGTCGCACTGATCAGTTGGATCATTGAGAAGTTCCACGACGCCGCCGACTGTGACGGACACCCGGAGAACGCCGTGTCACGCCAGCGACTGCTCGACAACGTCGCGCTGTATTGGTTCAGCGCGTCAGGTGCTTCCTCTGCTCGACTGTATTGGGAGAATATCAACGGCGAAGCCGAGTTCAGTCCTGGTCTGGACATGACGACGCCGGTCGACTTACCTTCTGCGGTCTCCGTCTTTCCCAAGGAACTGCGCAAGCTCCCTCGTTCTTGGGTCGAACGGCGGTTCACCGACTTGCGCCACTGGAATGTCCTCGACCGCGGTGGTCACTTCCCCATGTTGGAAGTGCCTGACACGTTCGTCACCGAGCTGAGAACTGCCTTCTTCACAGCTCCTCTCTGA
- a CDS encoding TetR/AcrR family transcriptional regulator encodes MAWDTEGTRRRIRESATAEFAAFGPDGTTMARIAERAGVNKERLYNYFGDKRALFRAVLSDELTHLSETVVLPAGDDFELIGEFAGRTYDYYSEHPELARLLLWEGLADGTIVDEADRTDHYRQKVAAYSEAQRAGIVGSAIDADHLVLLVIGLAAWWFCVPQLARMVTGFAPGDQVEQQRRRSAVVTAAQQMAEVRGDGDPLRGPSRTSAARVSRTSDDE; translated from the coding sequence ATGGCTTGGGACACGGAGGGTACCCGGCGGCGAATCAGGGAATCGGCGACTGCCGAATTCGCTGCATTCGGCCCGGACGGCACAACGATGGCGCGCATCGCCGAACGCGCGGGAGTGAATAAGGAACGACTGTACAACTACTTCGGCGACAAACGGGCACTGTTCCGTGCGGTCCTCTCGGATGAGTTGACCCATCTGTCTGAAACGGTAGTCCTCCCTGCTGGGGATGACTTCGAACTGATCGGCGAATTCGCGGGCAGGACGTACGACTATTATTCTGAACACCCTGAGCTCGCGCGATTGCTGCTGTGGGAGGGACTCGCCGACGGGACGATCGTTGACGAAGCGGATCGCACCGATCATTATCGGCAGAAAGTCGCCGCCTACAGTGAGGCTCAGCGAGCCGGAATCGTCGGCAGTGCCATCGACGCCGATCACCTGGTGCTGTTGGTCATCGGGCTGGCGGCATGGTGGTTCTGCGTGCCGCAGCTAGCGAGGATGGTCACCGGCTTTGCTCCGGGCGACCAAGTCGAACAGCAACGGCGCCGGTCCGCGGTGGTCACCGCCGCACAGCAGATGGCCGAGGTGCGTGGCGACGGCGATCCCCTGCGGGGTCCCTCTCGTACGTCTGCAGCGCGCGTCAGCCGGACATCCGACGACGAGTGA